A stretch of Natronococcus sp. CG52 DNA encodes these proteins:
- a CDS encoding WbqC family protein, whose translation MDDVAEEEPGQPGGVGRASSEPIESNGRAPISAGRDRTVAIHQPNYLPWLGYFQKIHRSDVFVLLDDAEYSSDSWINRNKIKTPDGWTWLTVPVHGSDEPIADVEIADDRWADKHRKSIQASYGGAAHYDEFADFFAETYVRSWESLCELNVHLIRELSERIGLECQFVRASTLDVDATNSERIVRLCDEVDADRYFSGEGARSYNDHDRFEAVDIALEYQSIEHPRYEQRFDDFVPNLSIVDVLMNVGAEGTYDLLRSVTADE comes from the coding sequence ATGGATGACGTAGCGGAGGAAGAACCGGGTCAGCCGGGCGGCGTCGGCCGCGCCTCGTCGGAGCCGATCGAGTCGAACGGCCGGGCGCCGATTTCGGCCGGACGCGATCGGACCGTCGCGATCCACCAGCCGAACTATCTGCCCTGGCTCGGCTACTTTCAGAAGATCCACCGGAGCGACGTCTTCGTCCTCCTCGACGACGCGGAGTACTCGTCGGACTCCTGGATCAACCGGAACAAGATCAAAACGCCCGACGGGTGGACGTGGCTCACCGTTCCGGTCCACGGCTCGGACGAGCCGATCGCGGACGTCGAGATCGCGGACGACAGGTGGGCCGACAAACACCGCAAGAGTATCCAGGCGAGCTACGGCGGCGCCGCACACTACGACGAGTTCGCCGACTTCTTCGCGGAGACGTACGTGCGCTCGTGGGAGTCGCTGTGCGAGCTGAACGTCCACCTGATCCGGGAGCTTTCCGAACGGATCGGACTCGAGTGCCAGTTCGTTCGCGCGTCGACGCTCGACGTCGACGCCACGAACAGCGAGCGCATCGTCCGACTCTGTGACGAAGTCGACGCCGACCGGTACTTCTCCGGGGAGGGTGCCCGCTCGTACAACGATCACGATCGGTTCGAGGCGGTCGACATCGCTCTCGAGTACCAGTCTATCGAGCATCCCCGGTACGAGCAGCGCTTCGACGACTTCGTCCCGAACCTGTCCATCGTCGACGTGCTGATGAACGTCGGCGCCGAGGGAACGTACGACCTCCTGCGGTCGGTGACCGCCGATGAGTAG
- a CDS encoding polysaccharide deacetylase family protein codes for MSSSTDRTDRVRTDGWAKDFSYDYYRTLLRTLQANFDLRTLSEYQSRRPTGERVAFVRHDVDVCLERAVEMAEIEHELGVRSTYMVIPDSPLYDIEEEKDLLHLIHEFGHEIALHCDLDPSRASGVDAPADGLSRTELRQIEEDKRRLEAIDIQPITSLSFHRPSERVLEGPRTIAGMVNAYNPDLLSAYISDSSGRWREGNPIESITANAAADRLQILTHPVWWGTHHLPPIERFSSVADEFEVLDERMYAELVSIYSAYGEQTDRIVA; via the coding sequence ATGAGTAGTAGTACCGATCGTACCGACCGGGTGCGCACCGACGGCTGGGCGAAGGACTTCAGCTACGACTACTACCGGACGCTGCTCCGGACGCTCCAAGCGAACTTCGATCTCCGGACGCTCTCGGAGTACCAGTCCCGCCGGCCGACCGGTGAGCGCGTCGCGTTCGTGCGACACGACGTCGACGTCTGTCTCGAGCGCGCGGTCGAGATGGCGGAAATCGAGCACGAACTCGGCGTTCGATCGACGTACATGGTGATCCCCGACTCGCCGCTGTACGACATCGAGGAGGAGAAGGATCTTCTGCACCTCATCCACGAGTTCGGTCACGAGATCGCCCTCCACTGTGATCTGGATCCCTCGAGAGCGAGCGGCGTCGACGCGCCCGCCGACGGACTCTCTCGCACGGAGTTGCGACAGATCGAGGAGGACAAGCGCCGACTGGAAGCGATCGACATCCAGCCGATCACGTCGCTCTCGTTTCACCGCCCCTCCGAGCGGGTCCTCGAGGGGCCGCGAACGATCGCGGGGATGGTCAACGCCTACAATCCGGACCTGCTGTCGGCGTACATCTCGGACTCGAGCGGGCGGTGGCGGGAAGGAAACCCGATCGAGTCGATCACCGCGAACGCCGCAGCGGACCGCCTGCAGATACTGACGCATCCGGTCTGGTGGGGAACGCATCACCTGCCGCCGATCGAGCGGTTCAGCAGCGTCGCGGACGAGTTCGAGGTGCTGGACGAGCGAATGTACGCCGAACTCGTCTCGATCTACTCGGCGTACGGCGAGCAGACCGATCGGATCGTCGCCTGA
- a CDS encoding ATP-binding protein, translating to MTDLGDFNEFDTGSEVDSEAEPNETGSRSTDADRATATTDFEPTGVEPDGEDVGIGTICVSQGLRIAEDEDDTSLRAYVTRGNRSSIRIGSYLIAPYPDGESLFCRITGLEYAQQYHADDATEIHARRAMRRDRVDEADYKFVTSLEPVAVLYDDEGELKRRMTDRVPKPQTVVRQANDINKIKTGLKMPEDGVFLGHLSVGGEKVRTAASPPTIDYRVKDDYEAGDPLVFRHTLIAGGTGSGKTHGAKNILRQYLAEERQYPMEDGRTVGPAVVQFDPQDEYAQMHDDNIDLDDEYARRLEREGIAHGGVTDTTAFVPKVGDATYSAGHHRAEQVEFTIPFSMCRTRPWLVSGGSLNDNQYGALTFLIDRFFREYGNDGSYAEFTSFLDDPALREELDESGRVHEATYDAVRRRVFGFDDVFDQDARPITDLIHEFVRPGGLTVVPTYHISDTRATEAVVLALSSLLIDEKLSNDPSYDRIKDTPLILGMDEAHNFLTDADSVQARKVITKFTEAAKQGRKERLGLFLITQDPQDIDDAVFKQINTTVVLNLGDEDAIKSVNIPSNLESKVPYMEKGQMVVYSPDNSEPVELIGLSNCLTRHGRD from the coding sequence ATGACGGATCTGGGTGACTTCAACGAGTTCGACACTGGTTCCGAGGTCGATTCGGAGGCAGAGCCGAACGAGACGGGGTCACGATCGACGGACGCAGACCGAGCGACGGCGACGACCGACTTCGAACCGACGGGGGTCGAACCCGACGGCGAGGACGTCGGCATCGGAACGATCTGCGTCTCGCAGGGACTTCGCATCGCCGAGGACGAGGACGACACCTCGCTGCGCGCGTACGTTACCCGCGGTAACCGCTCGTCGATCCGCATCGGCAGCTACCTGATCGCGCCGTACCCCGACGGCGAGTCGCTGTTCTGTCGGATCACCGGCCTCGAGTACGCCCAGCAGTACCACGCCGACGACGCGACGGAGATCCACGCCCGGCGCGCGATGCGACGCGACAGGGTCGACGAGGCCGACTACAAGTTCGTTACGTCGCTGGAACCGGTCGCCGTACTGTACGATGATGAGGGAGAGCTCAAACGACGGATGACCGACCGCGTTCCCAAACCGCAGACGGTCGTTCGACAGGCGAACGACATCAACAAGATCAAGACGGGGCTGAAGATGCCCGAGGACGGCGTCTTCCTGGGACACCTCTCGGTCGGCGGCGAGAAGGTGCGGACGGCCGCGTCGCCGCCGACGATCGACTACCGGGTGAAAGACGACTACGAGGCCGGCGACCCGCTCGTCTTCCGGCACACGCTGATCGCCGGCGGAACGGGCTCCGGGAAGACCCACGGCGCGAAGAACATCCTCCGACAGTACCTCGCCGAGGAGCGCCAGTACCCGATGGAAGACGGACGCACCGTCGGCCCGGCCGTCGTCCAGTTCGATCCCCAGGACGAGTACGCCCAGATGCACGACGACAACATCGACCTGGACGACGAGTACGCGCGCCGACTCGAGCGCGAGGGGATCGCCCACGGCGGCGTCACGGATACGACGGCCTTCGTTCCGAAAGTCGGGGACGCCACCTACTCCGCGGGCCACCACCGCGCGGAACAGGTCGAGTTCACGATCCCGTTCTCGATGTGTCGAACGCGGCCGTGGCTCGTCTCCGGCGGCTCGCTCAACGACAACCAGTACGGCGCGCTCACGTTCCTGATCGACCGCTTCTTCAGGGAGTACGGAAACGACGGCTCCTACGCCGAGTTCACGTCGTTCCTCGACGACCCCGCCCTGCGAGAGGAACTCGACGAGTCCGGACGCGTCCACGAGGCGACCTACGACGCCGTCCGTCGGCGGGTGTTCGGCTTCGACGACGTCTTCGACCAGGACGCGCGACCGATCACCGACCTGATCCACGAGTTCGTCCGCCCCGGCGGTCTCACCGTCGTCCCGACCTACCACATCAGCGATACGCGGGCGACCGAGGCAGTCGTCCTCGCGCTCTCCTCGCTGCTGATCGACGAGAAACTCTCGAACGATCCGAGCTACGACCGGATCAAGGACACCCCGCTTATCCTGGGGATGGACGAGGCCCACAACTTCCTCACCGACGCCGACAGCGTCCAGGCGCGGAAGGTCATCACCAAGTTCACCGAAGCCGCGAAACAGGGCCGCAAGGAGCGACTCGGCCTCTTTCTCATCACGCAGGACCCGCAGGACATCGACGACGCCGTCTTCAAACAGATCAACACCACCGTCGTCCTCAACCTCGGCGACGAGGACGCTATCAAGAGCGTCAACATCCCGAGCAACCTCGAGTCGAAGGTGCCGTACATGGAGAAGGGACAGATGGTCGTCTACTCGCCGGACAACTCCGAACCCGTCGAGTTGATCGGCCTCTCGAACTGCCTGACCCGCCACGGGCGGGACTGA